Proteins found in one Panicum hallii strain FIL2 chromosome 4, PHallii_v3.1, whole genome shotgun sequence genomic segment:
- the LOC112888667 gene encoding aspartyl protease family protein At5g10770-like: MASPLLPLLVVLLGGCCCSIVHGADAQRYLVVAPSSLKPSEICSGPKVTPSKNGATLPLAHRHGPCSPAISKEKPSLEEMLRLDQQRAAYIHAKVSGNGTKELQQSAVTIPTSPGFSLGTAEYVVTVGVGTPAVSQVMIIDTGSDVSWVQCAPCPARSCYSQKDKLFDPAKSATYAAFSCGSAQCAQLGGEGNGCLNSQCQYFVTYGDGSATKGTYGSDTLSLTSSDVVKSFQFGCSHRAAGFVDQVDGLMGLGGDAESLVSHTAATYGKAFSYCLPRPSSSAGFLTLGAAGGAAGYARTPMARSRNAPTFYGVFLQAITVAGTRLDVPASIFSAGSVVDSGTVITRLPPTAYRALRAAFRKEMKAYPSAAPAANLLDTCFNFNGFSTITVPKIALTFSRGAVMDLDISGILYGGCLAFAPTGKDGDTGILGNVQQRTFEVLYDISGGSVGFRPGAC, from the exons ATGGCCTCTCCATTGCTGCCTTTGTTAGTTGTTCTGCTTGGTGGTTGCTGCTGCTCCATTGTTCATGGCGCAGATGCACAAAGATACTTAGTCGTAGCACCTAGTTCGCTGAAGCCATCGGAAATCTGTTCAGGCCCTAAAG TTACCCCATCCAAAAATGGTGCCACGCTGCCACTGGCCCACCGCCACGGCCCGTGCTCGCCGGCCATCTCCAAAGAGAAGCCGTCGCTGGAGGAAATGCTCCGCCTGGACCAACAGCGTGCCGCCTACATCCACGCCAAGGTCTCGGGAAACGGCACCAAGGAGCTCCAGCAATCTGCCGTGACCATCCCGACCAGCCCCGGCTTCTCGCTTGGCACCGCGGAGTACGTGGTCACCGTCGGCGTTGGCACGCCCGCCGTGTCCCAGGTCATGATCATCGACACGGGCAGCGACGTGTCGTGGGTGCAGTGCGCTCCCTGCCCCGCGCGATCGTGCTACTCGCAGAAGGACAAGCTCTTCGATCCGGCCAAGTCCGCCACGTACGCCGCCTTCTCCTGCGGCTCCGCGCAGTGCGCGCAGCTCGGCGGCGAGGGCAACGGCTGCTTGAACTCGCAGTGCCAGTACTTCGTCACGTACGGCGACGGCTCCGCCACAAAGGGGACGTACGGCTCCGACACGCTGAGCCTGACCTCGTCCGACGTCGTCAAGAGCTTCCAGTTCGGGTGcagccaccgcgccgccggATTCGTCGACCAGGTGGACGGCCTCATGGGGCTCGGCGGCGACGCGGAGTCCCTCGTATCGCATACGGCGGCGACCTACGGCAAGGCGTTCTCCTACTGCCTCCCGCGCCCGTCGAGCTCCGCCGGGTTCCTCACCctcggcgcggctggcggcgccgcGGGCTATGCGCGCACGCCCATGGCGAGGTCCAGGAACGCCCCGACGTTCTACGGCGTGTTCCTCCAGGCCATCACTGTTGCGGGGACCCGGCTCGACGTGCCAGCCTCGATCTTCTCCGCAGGCTCCGTCGTCGACTCCGGCACCGTCATCACGCGGCTGCCGCCGACGGCGTACCGCGCGCTGCGGGCAGCGTTCAGGAAGGAGATGAAGGCGTACCCGtccgcggcgcccgcggccaACCTGCTGGACACCTGCTTCAACTTCAACGGCTTCAGCACCATCACCGTGCCCAAGATTGCGCTGACCTTCTCCCGCGGCGCCGTCATGGACCTCGACATCTCCGGCATTCTGTACGGTGGCTGCCTCGCTTTCGCGCCCACGGGCAAGGATGGCGACACCGGAATCCTCGGCAACGTGCAGCAGCGCACGTTCGAGGTGCTCTACGATATCAGCGGCGGCAGCGTTGGATTCCGCCCTGGTGCTTGCTAA